Proteins encoded by one window of Cloeon dipterum chromosome 4, ieCloDipt1.1, whole genome shotgun sequence:
- the LOC135942071 gene encoding uncharacterized protein LOC135942071 isoform X3, which yields MGEECELRHLMLSTEADEEDSPDREEQPSPPPVVPPARMKSKSSNNSSAKEGPSRESRSQTPLTTKVVYVNEKTDSRERNLDARQGSVKSVARMHKPRKGQDCSMEQMEEIREQQERLARMHFDLGAQQELYAPLSDEGLRAGQENLDRLMGALEQLSLSIERLHLNEQDGLVFTD from the exons ATGGGGGAGGAATGCGAGTTGCGGCACTTGATGCTCTCAACCGAGGCTGACGAAGAAGACTCTCCAGACAGAGAAGAGCAGCCGTCGCCTCCACCAGTGGTTCCGCCAGCCAGAATGAAAAGCAAGTCGTCCAACAACAGCTCTGctaaa gaAGGGCCGTCGAGGGAAAGTAGGAGTCAAACACCGTTGACAACAAAAGTGGTTTACGTCAATGAGAAGACTGACAGCAGAGAGAGAAATCTTGACGCAAGACAGGGCTCGGTCAAATCTGTCGCCAGAATGCACAAGCCAAGAAAGG GCCAGGACTGCAGCATGGAGCAGATGGAGGAGATCCGAGAGCAGCAAGAGCGTCTGGCCAGAATGCATTTTGACCTTGGGGCTCAGCAAGAGCTGTACGCCCCCTTGAGCGACGAAGGCCTCAGGGCCGGACAAGAGAACCTAGACCGATTAATGGGAGCGCTTGAACAACTCAGTTTGTCTATTGAACGGCTCCATTTGAATGAGCAGGACGGTCTAGTTTTCACAGATTAG
- the LOC135942071 gene encoding coiled-coil domain-containing protein 28A isoform X2, with translation MGEECELRHLMLSTEADEEDSPDREEQPSPPPVVPPARMKSKSSNNSSAKEGPSRESRSQTPLTTKVVYVNEKTDSRERNLDARQGSVKSVARMHKPRKDVADVRGMEKALLKLLEDFHSGQLRAFGQDCSMEQMEEIREQQERLARMHFDLGAQQELYAPLSDEGLRAGQENLDRLMGALEQLSLSIERLHLNEQDGLVFTD, from the exons ATGGGGGAGGAATGCGAGTTGCGGCACTTGATGCTCTCAACCGAGGCTGACGAAGAAGACTCTCCAGACAGAGAAGAGCAGCCGTCGCCTCCACCAGTGGTTCCGCCAGCCAGAATGAAAAGCAAGTCGTCCAACAACAGCTCTGctaaa gaAGGGCCGTCGAGGGAAAGTAGGAGTCAAACACCGTTGACAACAAAAGTGGTTTACGTCAATGAGAAGACTGACAGCAGAGAGAGAAATCTTGACGCAAGACAGGGCTCGGTCAAATCTGTCGCCAGAATGCACAAGCCAAGAAAGG ATGTTGCGGACGTGAGAGGTATGGAAAAGGCTCTGCTGAAACTTTTGGAAGACTTTCACTCGGGACAATTGAGAGCGTTTG GCCAGGACTGCAGCATGGAGCAGATGGAGGAGATCCGAGAGCAGCAAGAGCGTCTGGCCAGAATGCATTTTGACCTTGGGGCTCAGCAAGAGCTGTACGCCCCCTTGAGCGACGAAGGCCTCAGGGCCGGACAAGAGAACCTAGACCGATTAATGGGAGCGCTTGAACAACTCAGTTTGTCTATTGAACGGCTCCATTTGAATGAGCAGGACGGTCTAGTTTTCACAGATTAG
- the LOC135942071 gene encoding coiled-coil domain-containing protein 28B isoform X1 produces the protein MGEECELRHLMLSTEADEEDSPDREEQPSPPPVVPPARMKSKSSNNSSAKEGPSRESRSQTPLTTKVVYVNEKTDSRERNLDARQGSVKSVARMHKPRKVGNVVRPLQHHSFLSDVADVRGMEKALLKLLEDFHSGQLRAFGQDCSMEQMEEIREQQERLARMHFDLGAQQELYAPLSDEGLRAGQENLDRLMGALEQLSLSIERLHLNEQDGLVFTD, from the exons ATGGGGGAGGAATGCGAGTTGCGGCACTTGATGCTCTCAACCGAGGCTGACGAAGAAGACTCTCCAGACAGAGAAGAGCAGCCGTCGCCTCCACCAGTGGTTCCGCCAGCCAGAATGAAAAGCAAGTCGTCCAACAACAGCTCTGctaaa gaAGGGCCGTCGAGGGAAAGTAGGAGTCAAACACCGTTGACAACAAAAGTGGTTTACGTCAATGAGAAGACTGACAGCAGAGAGAGAAATCTTGACGCAAGACAGGGCTCGGTCAAATCTGTCGCCAGAATGCACAAGCCAAGAAAGG TTGGTAATGTGGTGAGACCTCTGCAGCACCACTCTTTTCTCTCAGATGTTGCGGACGTGAGAGGTATGGAAAAGGCTCTGCTGAAACTTTTGGAAGACTTTCACTCGGGACAATTGAGAGCGTTTG GCCAGGACTGCAGCATGGAGCAGATGGAGGAGATCCGAGAGCAGCAAGAGCGTCTGGCCAGAATGCATTTTGACCTTGGGGCTCAGCAAGAGCTGTACGCCCCCTTGAGCGACGAAGGCCTCAGGGCCGGACAAGAGAACCTAGACCGATTAATGGGAGCGCTTGAACAACTCAGTTTGTCTATTGAACGGCTCCATTTGAATGAGCAGGACGGTCTAGTTTTCACAGATTAG